The Salvia splendens isolate huo1 chromosome 21, SspV2, whole genome shotgun sequence genome includes a window with the following:
- the LOC121783274 gene encoding HMG1/2-like protein: MKGGRSKAESKKADAKLSVKKGAAGGKKPAAKKGKAAKDPNKPKRPASAFFVFMEDFRKTYKEKHPNNKSVSAVGKAGGEKWKSMTEAEKAPYVAKAEKRKSDYEVTLKAYNKKLNDGGGADDESDKSKSEVNDEDDDDEDGSADDDEDEDDE; the protein is encoded by the exons ATGAAAGGAGGAAGATCCAAGGCGGAGTCGAAGAAAGCGGATGCGAA GCTTTCGGTGAAGAAAGGAGCCGCGGGCGGTAAAAAGCCGGCGGCGAAGAAGGGGAAGGCGGCTAAGGATCCAAACAAGCCTAAGAGGCCTGCTAGTGCCTTCTTCGTCTTCAT GGAGGACTTCAGGAAGACTTACAAAGAGAAGCACCCGAACAACAAATCGGTCTCCGCT GTTGGAAAGGCTGGTGGTGAGAAATGGAAATCCATGACTGAAGCT GAGAAAGCTCCATACGTCGCAAAGGCGGAGAAAAGGAAAAGCGATTATGAAGTAACCCTCAAGGCTTACAACAAGAAACTC AACGACGGCGGTGGTGCTGATGACGAGTCCGACAAATCCAAGTCGGAGGTGAACGATGAAGATGACGACGACGAAGATGGCAGCGCAGAT gatgatgaggatgaggaCGACGAGTGA